One region of Clavibacter michiganensis subsp. tessellarius genomic DNA includes:
- a CDS encoding B12-binding domain-containing radical SAM protein: MPSTAFAIVEDEFSRDFLQHPLDALIAATVLGRSGHDVVIWDQRVAAEPPAGTDPDHVVVVTAIADRAQCYPLDLSPVRACVAGLRERWPAADVIAVGPHGTQLPQATLDDLGVDFVARGESDAAAIGAVRLLEAGGTPLSRVLPFSGVFPPLGPEEMPVPDYELIDPSLYTAETFTDGSLHRSTCGIALGVRGCTYGCTFCHLPFGTRMRAEPVETTLASIEQQTARGVSDVFFLDYVFGLHKTFYTELCERLTGRGVSWTGQTRTEVVLRTDVEAWAEAGCRGMWLGAESPAVSETGVGKRIPAEKIQLAVEKLADAGITPFAFVLLGLPDDPTCRSGEIVDWAATIPGYFGLNQLFLRPGTPLYSEVADRYSPDGPPRDWHGVDRITQRYRKEYPADLDDLERRLQALPNYIGNALY, encoded by the coding sequence ATGCCGTCCACCGCCTTCGCCATCGTCGAGGACGAGTTCTCCCGCGACTTCCTCCAGCACCCCCTCGACGCCCTGATCGCCGCCACCGTGCTGGGGCGGTCCGGGCACGACGTGGTCATCTGGGACCAGCGCGTCGCCGCCGAGCCGCCCGCCGGGACCGACCCGGACCACGTCGTGGTCGTCACCGCCATCGCCGACCGCGCCCAGTGCTACCCGCTCGACCTGTCGCCCGTCCGGGCCTGCGTCGCCGGCCTCCGCGAACGCTGGCCCGCGGCCGACGTGATCGCCGTCGGCCCGCACGGCACGCAGCTGCCGCAGGCCACCCTCGACGACCTGGGGGTGGACTTCGTCGCCCGCGGGGAGTCCGACGCCGCCGCGATCGGCGCCGTCCGCCTGCTCGAGGCCGGCGGCACCCCGCTGTCGCGCGTGCTCCCCTTCTCCGGCGTCTTCCCGCCGCTCGGGCCCGAGGAGATGCCCGTGCCCGACTACGAGCTCATCGACCCCTCCCTCTACACGGCCGAGACCTTCACCGACGGATCCCTGCACCGCAGCACGTGCGGCATCGCCCTCGGGGTGCGCGGCTGCACCTACGGGTGCACGTTCTGCCACCTGCCCTTCGGGACGCGGATGCGCGCCGAGCCGGTCGAGACCACGCTCGCCTCCATCGAGCAGCAGACCGCGCGCGGCGTCTCGGACGTGTTCTTCCTCGACTACGTCTTCGGCCTGCACAAGACCTTCTACACCGAGCTCTGCGAGCGGCTGACCGGCCGCGGGGTGAGCTGGACCGGCCAGACCCGCACGGAGGTGGTGCTCCGCACCGACGTCGAGGCGTGGGCGGAGGCCGGGTGCCGCGGCATGTGGCTCGGCGCCGAGTCGCCGGCGGTGAGCGAGACGGGCGTGGGCAAGCGGATCCCGGCGGAGAAGATCCAGCTCGCCGTCGAGAAGCTGGCGGACGCCGGGATCACGCCGTTCGCCTTCGTGCTGCTCGGGCTGCCCGACGACCCGACGTGCCGGTCGGGCGAGATCGTCGACTGGGCGGCGACCATCCCCGGCTACTTCGGCCTCAACCAGCTGTTCCTCCGGCCGGGCACGCCCCTCTACTCCGAGGTCGCCGACCGCTACTCGCCCGACGGCCCGCCGCGGGACTGGCACGGCGTCGACCGCATCACGCAGCGCTATAGAAAGGAGTACCCGGCCGACCTCGACGACCTCGAGCGCCGGCTGCAGGCGCTGCCCAACTACATCGGCAACGCGCTGTACTGA
- a CDS encoding Gfo/Idh/MocA family protein produces MTARDVGLVGLGAMGATYHRLLRTDPALAPLVGRLRIGARRLPPGWRPLDPRDEAASPDAVLDDASLEAVLIATPPDSHEELAHRALDRGMHVLVEKPAALTAAGARALDRHAASAGRTLQVVSQLRRVDEVRRVRERIRAGDLGRIRTALVELPLWRSDAYFRASAARRSHELWNLAYHQLDLAVWCLGPVDRISVTASRAPRRGPGARQGAFTAALEHASGCLTTVRYTTEAFPGRAPRLAFDGTAGSVVLESETTVLDLAPPPDEVPDAGLYARERSATTAPSDWLAPHVVQLRAFLADPRAASPPRLDAASLRTVDLIDRLQQHLHDTNAPL; encoded by the coding sequence GTGACGGCCCGGGACGTCGGGCTCGTCGGCCTCGGGGCGATGGGCGCGACGTACCATCGGCTCCTCCGCACGGATCCCGCGCTCGCGCCCCTCGTGGGCCGGCTGCGGATCGGCGCGCGCCGCCTCCCGCCGGGCTGGCGGCCCCTCGACCCGCGTGACGAGGCGGCGTCCCCCGACGCCGTGCTCGACGACGCCTCGCTCGAGGCCGTCCTCATCGCGACCCCGCCCGACAGCCACGAGGAGCTCGCCCACCGCGCCCTCGACCGGGGCATGCACGTGCTCGTCGAGAAGCCGGCCGCGCTCACGGCCGCGGGCGCGCGGGCGCTCGACCGGCACGCGGCGTCCGCCGGTCGCACCCTCCAGGTGGTCAGCCAGCTGCGCCGGGTCGACGAGGTGCGGCGCGTCCGGGAGAGGATCCGCGCCGGCGACCTCGGCCGGATCCGCACGGCCCTCGTCGAGCTCCCCCTCTGGCGGTCCGACGCCTACTTCCGGGCGTCGGCCGCCCGCAGGAGCCACGAGCTGTGGAACCTCGCGTACCACCAGCTGGACCTCGCGGTCTGGTGCCTGGGACCCGTCGACCGGATCTCCGTCACGGCCTCCCGGGCGCCCCGCCGCGGGCCCGGCGCGCGGCAGGGCGCGTTCACCGCGGCGCTCGAGCACGCGTCGGGCTGCCTCACCACGGTGCGGTACACGACGGAGGCCTTCCCGGGGCGCGCGCCCCGGCTGGCGTTCGACGGCACGGCCGGCTCGGTCGTGCTGGAGTCGGAGACGACCGTGCTCGACCTCGCGCCGCCGCCCGACGAGGTCCCCGACGCGGGCCTGTACGCCCGCGAGCGATCCGCGACGACCGCGCCGTCGGACTGGCTCGCCCCGCACGTGGTGCAGCTCCGCGCGTTCCTCGCCGACCCCCGGGCGGCGTCGCCCCCGCGCCTCGACGCCGCCTCCCTCCGCACCGTCGACCTGATCGACCGCCTCCAGCAGCACCTCCATGACACGAACGCACCTCTCTAG
- a CDS encoding Gfo/Idh/MocA family oxidoreductase codes for MSVRVTVVGGGRIGLLRASLLARMGHEVTIVDPHLDPRAVPWPTSPDLAGAPADPAVWIIATPTATHLDRLREIVARCPDAAVLVEKPVCSPEQLDALRALIAEHPGVVLEVASQYQDSIAIRALGHEARIRPRHALTVSFVKDRRPDEARGRFTDRIAGVLGYEWPHLYAIARALGATGDDLVPTDPDARRLELVDEGGSLVEARFAAVCADGRDLVLHSRIAGASPSVPLEPDDDPACDPANHRVVRLSDGRERITLWLAPSYADERTFPRARTALLVHETPDGRRVRTIPDDPLRVSMRDALLRLVTRRPRRIDVDLDMIEHTRLLLGSRAVPVVGGDAGSRA; via the coding sequence GTGAGCGTGCGCGTCACCGTGGTGGGCGGCGGGCGGATCGGCCTGCTGCGCGCCTCCCTCCTCGCCCGCATGGGGCACGAGGTCACGATCGTGGATCCGCACCTCGACCCGCGCGCCGTGCCCTGGCCGACCTCCCCCGACCTCGCGGGAGCCCCCGCGGACCCGGCCGTCTGGATCATCGCGACGCCGACCGCGACGCACCTCGACCGGCTGCGGGAGATCGTCGCGCGGTGCCCGGACGCGGCCGTGCTCGTGGAGAAGCCCGTCTGCTCGCCCGAGCAGCTGGACGCGCTGCGGGCGCTGATCGCGGAGCACCCCGGGGTCGTGCTCGAGGTGGCGTCGCAGTACCAGGACAGCATCGCGATCCGGGCCCTCGGGCACGAGGCGCGGATCCGGCCACGGCACGCGCTCACCGTGAGCTTCGTCAAGGACCGGCGGCCCGACGAGGCCCGCGGGCGCTTCACCGACCGGATCGCCGGTGTGCTCGGCTACGAGTGGCCGCACCTCTACGCCATCGCCCGGGCGCTGGGCGCGACCGGGGACGACCTCGTGCCGACCGATCCGGACGCCCGGCGCCTCGAGCTCGTCGACGAGGGCGGGTCCCTCGTCGAGGCGCGGTTCGCCGCCGTGTGCGCCGACGGACGGGACCTCGTGCTCCACAGCCGCATCGCGGGGGCATCCCCCTCGGTCCCGCTCGAGCCCGACGACGACCCCGCGTGCGACCCGGCCAACCACCGGGTGGTCCGATTGTCGGACGGGCGGGAGCGGATCACGCTGTGGCTCGCGCCCTCGTACGCGGACGAGCGGACCTTCCCGCGCGCGCGGACCGCGCTGCTCGTGCACGAGACGCCCGACGGCCGGCGCGTGCGGACGATCCCGGACGACCCCTTGCGGGTGTCGATGCGGGACGCGCTGCTGCGCCTGGTCACACGGCGCCCGCGGCGCATCGACGTCGACCTCGACATGATCGAGCACACGCGCCTGCTGCTCGGCTCGCGCGCCGTGCCGGTCGTAGGCGGCGACGCCGGGTCCCGCGCGTGA
- a CDS encoding aldo/keto reductase, whose product MKHIHTGTGLDVGRIGLGCMGMSAFYDGAGQDEAESIRTLHRAVDQGVTLFDTAEAYGPFTNERLVGSALAGRRDDVVIATKFGLLKHAPGKDAEDYERGMDSSPAGIRIAVEASLQRLGTDRIDVLYQHRVDPAVPIEETVGAMKELVDEGKVLHLGLSEAGPDTIRRAHAVHPISVLQSEYSIWTRDPEAGVLEVLRELGIGLVAYSPLGRGFLTGAITSVADLSEADYRSSSPRFAEEAFAQNMRIVDAVKDVAGELDATPAQVALAWILAQGDDIAVIPGTKRVSRLDENVAADAVTLSADQLAHLSSLPTPVGDRYADMGPVGR is encoded by the coding sequence ATGAAGCACATCCACACCGGCACGGGCCTCGACGTCGGCCGCATCGGCCTCGGCTGCATGGGCATGAGCGCCTTCTACGACGGCGCCGGCCAGGACGAGGCGGAGTCGATCCGCACCCTGCATCGCGCGGTCGACCAGGGCGTCACCCTCTTCGACACGGCCGAGGCGTACGGGCCGTTCACCAACGAGCGCCTGGTCGGATCCGCGCTCGCGGGCCGCCGCGACGACGTCGTCATCGCCACCAAGTTCGGCCTGCTGAAGCACGCCCCGGGCAAGGACGCGGAGGACTACGAGCGCGGAATGGACAGCTCGCCCGCGGGCATCCGCATCGCCGTCGAGGCCTCGCTGCAGCGCCTCGGGACCGACCGCATCGACGTCCTGTACCAGCACCGCGTCGACCCGGCCGTGCCGATCGAGGAGACCGTCGGCGCGATGAAGGAGCTCGTCGACGAGGGCAAGGTCCTGCACCTGGGGCTCTCCGAGGCCGGGCCCGACACCATCCGCCGGGCGCACGCCGTGCACCCGATCTCGGTGCTGCAGAGCGAGTACTCCATCTGGACCCGCGACCCCGAGGCCGGCGTGCTCGAGGTGCTGCGCGAGCTCGGCATCGGGCTCGTCGCGTACTCGCCGCTCGGCCGCGGCTTCCTCACCGGCGCGATCACGAGCGTCGCCGACCTCTCCGAGGCCGACTACCGCTCCTCGTCCCCGCGCTTCGCGGAGGAGGCCTTCGCGCAGAACATGCGCATCGTCGACGCCGTGAAGGACGTGGCGGGCGAGCTCGACGCGACGCCCGCGCAGGTGGCGCTCGCGTGGATCCTGGCGCAGGGCGACGACATCGCCGTGATCCCCGGCACGAAGCGCGTCAGCCGCCTCGACGAGAACGTGGCGGCCGACGCCGTGACGCTCTCCGCCGACCAGCTCGCGCACCTCTCGTCGCTGCCCACCCCGGTCGGCGACCGCTACGCGGACATGGGTCCCGTCGGGCGCTGA
- a CDS encoding Fur family transcriptional regulator: protein MPADHAHHHAPPLDADALRAALREAGLRVTRPRVAVLEAVDARPHSDADEVLQTVKRELPGTSIQAVYGVLGALAAAGLVRRIEPAGSSARYERRTGDNHHHLVCTGCRTIVDVDCAVGESPCLAPSDSAGFLVASAEVTYWGLCPACRTASADPGATVAT, encoded by the coding sequence ATGCCCGCCGACCACGCGCACCACCACGCGCCGCCCCTGGATGCCGACGCCCTGCGCGCCGCGCTCCGGGAGGCGGGCCTCCGCGTGACCCGGCCGCGCGTGGCCGTCCTCGAGGCGGTCGACGCCCGGCCGCACTCGGACGCCGACGAGGTGCTCCAGACGGTGAAGCGCGAGCTGCCCGGCACGAGCATCCAGGCGGTCTACGGCGTGCTCGGCGCGCTCGCGGCCGCGGGGCTCGTGCGGCGCATCGAGCCCGCGGGATCGTCCGCGCGCTACGAGCGCCGGACGGGCGACAATCACCATCACCTCGTATGCACAGGTTGCAGGACCATCGTCGACGTGGACTGCGCGGTGGGGGAGTCCCCCTGCCTCGCGCCGTCCGACTCGGCGGGGTTCCTCGTGGCGAGCGCCGAGGTGACGTACTGGGGCCTGTGCCCCGCCTGCCGGACCGCATCCGCGGATCCCGGTGCCACCGTCGCGACCTAG
- a CDS encoding catalase — protein MTDQKYTTTDSGAPVASDEHSLSVGPDGAIPLHDHYLVEKLAQFNRERIPERVVHAKGGGAFGTFRVTGDVSAYTRASLFQPGAEVEMLARFSTVAGEQGSPDTWRDPRGFALKFYTDEGNYDLVGNNTPVFFIRDGIKFPDFIRSQKRLPGSHLRDHDMQWDFWTLSPESAHQVTWLMGDRGLPSSWRHMDGFGSHTYQWINAAGERFWVKYHFKTQQGIEILKQEQADQIAGEDADFHIRDLTEAIDRGDYPEWKLEVQIMPYEEAKSYRFNPFDLTKVWSQKDYPRIEVGTMTLNRNPENYFAQIEQAAFAPSNFVPGIQTSPDKMLLARIFSYADAHRYRVGTNHAQLPVNAPKSPVHSYSKDGQGRYTFQDAGTPVYAPNSHGGAHADPARAAESAGWEQDGELVRAAATLHPEDDDFVQARMLVNESMDDAQRERLVGNIVGHVSKVTTAELRARVIQYWTNVDAWLGAAVAAGLPPLAGSAPVAEATPGPTRDAEEVGVAAH, from the coding sequence ATGACCGACCAGAAGTACACGACCACCGACTCCGGCGCCCCGGTCGCCAGCGACGAGCACTCGCTCTCCGTCGGCCCCGACGGCGCCATCCCCCTCCACGACCACTACCTCGTCGAGAAGCTCGCCCAGTTCAACCGCGAGCGCATCCCGGAGCGCGTCGTGCACGCCAAGGGCGGCGGCGCGTTCGGCACCTTCCGCGTCACGGGCGACGTGAGCGCGTACACCCGCGCCTCCCTCTTCCAGCCCGGCGCCGAGGTCGAGATGCTCGCGCGCTTCTCCACCGTCGCCGGCGAGCAGGGCAGCCCCGACACGTGGCGCGACCCGCGCGGCTTCGCGCTGAAGTTCTACACGGACGAGGGCAACTACGACCTCGTCGGCAACAACACCCCCGTCTTCTTCATCCGCGACGGGATCAAGTTCCCCGACTTCATCCGCTCGCAGAAGCGCCTGCCGGGCTCGCACCTCCGCGACCACGACATGCAGTGGGACTTCTGGACGCTCTCGCCCGAGTCCGCCCACCAGGTCACCTGGCTCATGGGCGACCGCGGCCTCCCGAGCTCGTGGCGCCACATGGACGGCTTCGGCTCGCACACCTACCAGTGGATCAACGCGGCCGGCGAGCGCTTCTGGGTGAAGTACCACTTCAAGACCCAGCAGGGCATCGAGATCCTCAAGCAGGAGCAGGCCGACCAGATCGCGGGAGAGGACGCCGACTTCCACATCCGCGACCTCACCGAGGCCATCGACCGCGGCGACTACCCGGAGTGGAAGCTCGAGGTGCAGATCATGCCCTACGAGGAGGCGAAGTCGTACCGGTTCAACCCGTTCGACCTCACCAAGGTCTGGTCGCAGAAGGACTACCCGCGCATCGAGGTCGGCACCATGACCCTGAACCGCAACCCGGAGAACTACTTCGCGCAGATCGAGCAGGCCGCGTTCGCGCCCTCGAACTTCGTCCCCGGGATCCAGACCAGCCCCGACAAGATGCTCCTCGCGCGCATCTTCAGCTACGCCGACGCGCACCGCTACCGCGTGGGCACGAACCACGCGCAGCTGCCGGTCAACGCGCCGAAGTCGCCCGTGCACAGCTACTCGAAGGACGGCCAGGGGCGATACACGTTCCAGGACGCGGGCACGCCCGTCTACGCGCCCAACTCGCACGGCGGCGCGCACGCCGACCCGGCTCGCGCCGCGGAGAGCGCCGGCTGGGAGCAGGACGGAGAGCTCGTCCGCGCGGCCGCCACGCTGCACCCCGAGGACGACGACTTCGTCCAGGCCCGGATGCTCGTCAACGAGTCGATGGACGACGCCCAGCGCGAGCGCCTCGTCGGCAACATCGTCGGCCACGTGAGCAAGGTCACCACGGCCGAGCTGCGCGCCCGCGTCATCCAGTACTGGACGAACGTCGACGCATGGCTCGGTGCGGCCGTCGCCGCCGGCCTGCCGCCGCTCGCCGGATCCGCGCCCGTCGCCGAGGCCACCCCCGGCCCGACGCGCGACGCCGAGGAGGTCGGTGTCGCGGCCCACTGA
- a CDS encoding DUF3892 domain-containing protein: MSAVITAIHLSAGERRYDRIESVRWRMSDTGQTGQHSVAVMVTYIDQGNEVYVESPTRVRVRVARPMYGSAYIRTEADGRETNNLLALPTY, encoded by the coding sequence ATGAGTGCTGTGATCACGGCCATTCACCTCAGTGCCGGAGAACGTCGGTACGATCGTATCGAGAGCGTCCGGTGGCGCATGTCCGATACTGGCCAGACCGGCCAGCACTCTGTCGCAGTCATGGTCACGTATATTGACCAAGGAAATGAAGTTTACGTCGAGTCTCCGACACGAGTCCGCGTTCGCGTGGCACGTCCCATGTATGGCTCGGCTTACATTCGAACCGAAGCGGACGGACGAGAAACGAACAACCTCTTGGCGCTACCAACTTACTGA
- a CDS encoding GNAT family N-acetyltransferase, giving the protein MDAVIHRLRAEDWREYRALRLEMLEDTPLAYLETLEHALAQPESDWRARTARAEQPGSTAYVAVERATGRWLGAMNAFVAADPTRVMLVSVYITPDARGRAAGVTDLLLDAVIAWARDRPTARAVRLEVHEDNPRARAYYERRGFVLTGRSVPYALDRSQKDLEMELPLV; this is encoded by the coding sequence ATGGACGCCGTGATCCACCGCCTCCGCGCCGAGGACTGGCGCGAGTACCGCGCCCTCCGCCTCGAGATGCTCGAGGACACCCCGCTCGCGTACCTCGAGACGCTCGAGCACGCGCTCGCCCAGCCGGAGTCGGACTGGCGCGCCCGCACCGCTCGCGCCGAGCAGCCGGGCAGCACCGCCTACGTCGCCGTGGAGCGCGCGACCGGCCGCTGGCTCGGCGCGATGAACGCGTTCGTGGCCGCGGATCCCACGCGCGTGATGCTCGTGAGCGTCTACATCACGCCCGACGCCCGGGGTCGCGCGGCGGGCGTCACCGACCTCCTCCTCGACGCCGTGATCGCCTGGGCCCGCGACCGGCCGACGGCCCGCGCCGTGCGGCTCGAGGTCCACGAGGACAACCCGCGCGCCCGCGCCTACTACGAGCGCCGCGGCTTCGTGCTGACGGGTCGCAGCGTGCCGTACGCGCTGGATCGCTCGCAGAAGGACCTGGAGATGGAGCTGCCACTGGTGTGA
- a CDS encoding GNAT family N-acetyltransferase produces MGPRLSVVREGALDVADHERIAALLALAFPDFAAGYAGACSWAGAQPELRILVHDGDALVAHAGIRRVFVEVGDGRGDPADDLLMGSTGMVAVHPDRQGAGLGTLLADGIRGALARLAVPFGLLETGAETTGYYAHHGWLPLDGRTGHYNGFTLLGAAGVVHQDHGWMALPVTAPADALPAGDLHVNGQLV; encoded by the coding sequence ATGGGACCCCGCCTCTCCGTCGTCCGCGAGGGCGCGCTCGACGTCGCCGACCACGAGCGGATCGCGGCGCTCCTGGCGCTCGCCTTCCCCGACTTCGCCGCGGGCTACGCGGGTGCGTGCAGCTGGGCGGGCGCGCAGCCGGAGCTGCGGATCCTCGTGCACGACGGCGACGCGCTCGTGGCGCACGCCGGCATCCGGCGCGTGTTCGTCGAGGTGGGCGACGGCCGGGGCGACCCGGCCGACGACCTGCTCATGGGATCCACGGGCATGGTCGCCGTGCATCCGGACCGGCAGGGCGCGGGCCTCGGCACGCTGCTCGCCGACGGGATCCGCGGTGCCCTCGCGCGCCTCGCCGTCCCGTTCGGCCTGCTCGAGACCGGCGCCGAGACCACCGGCTACTACGCCCACCACGGCTGGCTGCCGCTCGACGGCCGCACCGGCCACTACAACGGCTTCACGCTCCTCGGCGCCGCGGGCGTCGTGCACCAGGACCACGGCTGGATGGCGCTGCCGGTCACGGCGCCCGCCGACGCCCTCCCCGCCGGCGACCTCCACGTGAACGGCCAGCTGGTCTGA
- a CDS encoding AI-2E family transporter yields MTTPQSVWQDKLGRLSIRCVQILAVLVVAIAIVYAAISLKLVVIPVIIALILACAVRPLVLWMERRGVPDALAAAIALLTGLVLFGGAITLVVFGVQSQWPTLVKATSEGVDRLQAVVEEGGLPIDTAQIDSFRQSAVDFLTSSQFGSGAIAGVSAAAEVVTGAVLGLVVFFYFVKDGPRIWAFLIRPFRGRGRKRAVRVGHEGAKVLGGYIRGTATVALVDTVFIGAGLLILGVPLALPLALVVFIGAFVPIVGATVAGILAALVALVTNDLTTALVVVGIVVLVNQLEGNLLQPVVLGNALKLHGLVVLLALTAGTILGGIVGAILSVPLTAVAWTAWKIVMEPDEEEPADASPRSAEAPPGKRGVRGLTSLLTGRPSAPATTTHADR; encoded by the coding sequence ATGACCACCCCGCAGTCCGTCTGGCAGGACAAGCTCGGCCGCCTCTCCATCCGCTGCGTGCAGATCCTGGCGGTCCTCGTGGTCGCCATCGCGATCGTGTACGCCGCCATCTCGCTCAAGCTCGTCGTGATCCCGGTGATCATCGCGCTGATCCTCGCCTGCGCCGTGCGCCCCCTCGTGCTCTGGATGGAGCGCCGCGGCGTCCCGGACGCGCTCGCCGCGGCCATCGCGCTCCTCACGGGCCTCGTGCTCTTCGGCGGCGCGATCACGCTCGTCGTCTTCGGCGTGCAGAGCCAGTGGCCGACCCTCGTGAAGGCCACCAGCGAGGGCGTCGACCGGCTGCAGGCGGTCGTCGAGGAGGGCGGCCTGCCCATCGACACCGCGCAGATCGACTCGTTCCGCCAGTCCGCGGTCGACTTCCTCACGAGCAGCCAGTTCGGATCCGGCGCCATAGCGGGCGTCTCCGCCGCGGCCGAGGTCGTCACCGGAGCGGTGCTCGGGCTCGTGGTCTTCTTCTACTTCGTCAAGGACGGGCCGCGGATCTGGGCCTTCCTCATCCGCCCGTTCCGCGGCCGCGGTCGCAAGCGCGCCGTGCGCGTGGGCCACGAGGGCGCGAAGGTGCTGGGCGGCTACATCCGCGGCACCGCGACGGTCGCGCTCGTCGACACCGTGTTCATCGGTGCCGGCCTCCTCATCCTCGGCGTGCCGCTGGCGCTGCCGCTCGCGCTCGTGGTGTTCATCGGCGCCTTCGTGCCGATCGTCGGCGCCACCGTCGCGGGCATCCTCGCGGCGCTCGTCGCGCTGGTCACGAACGACCTGACGACAGCGCTCGTCGTGGTCGGCATCGTGGTCCTCGTGAACCAGCTCGAGGGCAACCTGCTGCAGCCGGTGGTGCTCGGCAACGCGCTCAAGCTGCACGGGCTCGTCGTGCTGCTGGCCCTGACCGCCGGCACGATCCTCGGCGGCATCGTCGGCGCGATCCTCTCGGTGCCGCTCACGGCCGTCGCCTGGACCGCATGGAAGATCGTGATGGAGCCCGATGAGGAGGAGCCGGCCGACGCCAGCCCGCGGTCGGCGGAGGCGCCCCCGGGGAAGCGCGGCGTGCGCGGCCTCACCTCGCTGCTCACGGGCCGCCCCTCGGCTCCCGCGACCACGACGCACGCCGACCGATGA
- a CDS encoding DUF1206 domain-containing protein — MSAAGAASRLQRKPGFAVAARLGHAVNGLLHLLIGVVAFRLATGTGGGGADQSGALGSIAQTPGGRVLLWIIVAGLVGLGLWQLVETVLARGDDAKGTWAARAKELGKAVAYLVIASTALRFATGGSSDSSEQTQSLSARVLAAPGGVVMLVLVGLGVIAVGVYFAYKGGTKRFQEDISVPAGSLARGITALGVAGYIAKGVALVAVGVLFVVGAVTADPSRATGLDGALQSLAQLPAGVAVLAITGLGLIAYGLYCGARARYATL, encoded by the coding sequence ATGAGCGCCGCCGGCGCCGCGTCCCGTCTCCAGCGCAAGCCCGGCTTCGCGGTCGCGGCCCGCCTCGGGCACGCGGTCAACGGCCTGCTCCACCTCCTCATCGGCGTCGTCGCGTTCCGCCTCGCGACGGGCACGGGCGGCGGCGGGGCCGACCAGTCCGGCGCGCTCGGCTCCATCGCCCAGACGCCGGGCGGCCGCGTGCTGCTCTGGATCATCGTGGCGGGCCTCGTCGGCCTCGGCCTCTGGCAGCTCGTGGAGACCGTGCTCGCGCGCGGCGACGACGCGAAGGGCACCTGGGCGGCGCGCGCGAAGGAGCTCGGCAAGGCCGTGGCCTACCTCGTCATCGCGTCCACCGCCCTGCGCTTCGCGACCGGCGGATCCAGCGACTCGTCCGAGCAGACCCAGTCGCTCAGCGCGCGCGTCCTCGCGGCGCCCGGCGGCGTCGTGATGCTCGTGCTCGTGGGGCTCGGCGTCATCGCGGTGGGCGTCTACTTCGCCTACAAGGGCGGCACGAAGCGCTTCCAGGAGGACATCTCGGTGCCCGCGGGCTCGCTCGCCCGCGGGATCACCGCGCTCGGCGTGGCCGGGTACATCGCCAAGGGCGTGGCGCTCGTCGCGGTCGGCGTGCTGTTCGTCGTCGGCGCCGTGACGGCCGACCCGAGTCGCGCCACGGGGCTCGACGGCGCGCTCCAGTCGCTCGCGCAGCTGCCGGCCGGCGTCGCCGTCCTCGCGATCACGGGCCTCGGCCTCATCGCGTACGGCCTCTACTGCGGCGCCCGCGCGCGCTACGCGACCCTGTGA
- a CDS encoding PhzF family phenazine biosynthesis protein gives MRPVVALDGVRPDEVHVVRVFADADGRHGNELGIVLASARTEGRELTIAATLGFSETVFVDAVDGPDADPRGAAVRILTPARELPFAGHPTVGTAWWLASRGVPVDHLRVPAGVVAVTHGNDVVRVAADPAWGPKFAWRELPSVADLTALDLQAAVADATADHLYAWAWIDEAAGAIRSRMAAPALGVPEDEATGSAALRITAHLGRDLRITQGRGSELVTRLLPDGRAEVGGRTVADRVIPLP, from the coding sequence GTGCGTCCGGTCGTCGCCCTCGACGGCGTACGGCCGGACGAGGTGCACGTCGTGCGCGTGTTCGCGGACGCCGACGGGCGGCACGGCAACGAGCTCGGGATCGTCCTCGCGTCGGCGCGCACGGAGGGGCGGGAGCTCACGATCGCCGCGACGCTCGGCTTCAGCGAGACCGTGTTCGTGGACGCGGTCGACGGCCCGGACGCGGATCCGCGCGGCGCGGCCGTCCGCATCCTCACACCCGCCCGCGAGCTGCCCTTCGCCGGGCACCCGACCGTCGGCACCGCCTGGTGGCTGGCCTCGCGCGGCGTGCCGGTCGATCACCTGCGCGTGCCCGCCGGGGTCGTCGCCGTGACGCACGGCAACGACGTCGTGCGCGTCGCCGCCGATCCCGCGTGGGGCCCCAAGTTCGCCTGGCGCGAGCTGCCGTCCGTCGCGGACCTCACCGCGCTCGACCTGCAGGCCGCCGTCGCGGACGCGACCGCCGACCACCTCTACGCGTGGGCGTGGATCGACGAGGCCGCGGGCGCGATCCGCTCGCGCATGGCCGCTCCCGCGCTCGGGGTCCCCGAGGACGAGGCGACCGGATCCGCCGCCCTCCGCATCACCGCGCACCTCGGCCGCGACCTCCGCATCACGCAGGGCCGCGGCAGCGAGCTGGTGACGCGGCTGCTACCGGACGGCCGGGCCGAGGTCGGCGGGCGCACGGTCGCGGACCGCGTGATCCCGCTGCCCTGA